The DNA sequence GCTGCCTGCAATGACATCAGCACCATTAAAGCCGCAGTCATTGCTATATCAATTATTCGCTTGAGTACAAAAATTTTATTTGCCCTTTGCGTTCTTGTCGATTGCTTCCCAGAGTCCAAGTAAATATTCAGCTCCCAGTGCCCTGTCATAAAGTCCGTAACCCGGGCGGCCCTTCTCATCCCAAATCATTCTGCCGTGATCAGGTCTTATATAAGTATCCGGGCAAGTCTCATAAATTGCCTTCATGATCTCGTATAAATCTAAATCGCCAGTGCATGACAAGTGAGCGGCCTCTCTGAATTTGTGATGTCCTAAAAATTTTACATTTCTTACATGCATTGAGCCGATTCGATTCATTTTGCCGAAGTGGCGTATTATTTCGGGAATATTATTATCAGGATTTGAGCCTAGTGATCCCGTGCATAAACACACAGTATTTGCGGGCGAGTCATGTAACGCGACAATCTTGTCATAATCTGATTGAGAGTGCGCAATTCTAGGAAGTCCGAAAATAGGCCAGGCAGGGTCATCGGGGTGGCAGGCCATTTTTACGCCTACTTCTTCACACACGGGAATAACTGCATCAAGGAAATATTTATAATTCTTGCGCAAGTCATCGCCCGTCATGCCCTCATATTGTTTTAAAGTCGTCTCAAGTAAAGCGAGTCTTTCAGGTTCCCACCCGGGCAGAGTGAATCCATGTGATTCCTCAGCAGTCTTCTTTACGATTTCAAGCGGGCCCAT is a window from the Synergistaceae bacterium genome containing:
- the uxuA gene encoding mannonate dehydratase; protein product: MKMTFRWYGSQNDPIPLKYIKQIAGVSGLMGLLDKPAGVLWEEAEIKSLVDEVHAAGLELEVIESVNVHEDIKMGLPSREEYISNYIQTIKNLAKYGVKVIIYNFMPVFDWLRTDLAREIPEDGSNSLYFDEKDLGEMGPLEIVKKTAEESHGFTLPGWEPERLALLETTLKQYEGMTGDDLRKNYKYFLDAVIPVCEEVGVKMACHPDDPAWPIFGLPRIAHSQSDYDKIVALHDSPANTVCLCTGSLGSNPDNNIPEIIRHFGKMNRIGSMHVRNVKFLGHHKFREAAHLSCTGDLDLYEIMKAIYETCPDTYIRPDHGRMIWDEKGRPGYGLYDRALGAEYLLGLWEAIDKNAKGK